Proteins encoded together in one Chitinophaga varians window:
- a CDS encoding DNA polymerase/3'-5' exonuclease PolX: MKSHLKNSPPIPAPLAPLGRIRDITPRDVQAIQQQLGVNSIKDVITAIINGRLETVEGLKPAQIKNIRRAFKLNKTADSRVPLWDARLAGEELLRALCQFPEVEKATLTGSLRRSKDTIGDIDILLQLSEADHRKLLYKIARMAQTERIIATGPHHICLILRNQLQADIRLATRKYFGASLLYYTGSTQYGDSLKSMAAQKGFRLGPLGLVDMQTGEYVAGEQETDIYHQLGIGYLEPELREDHQSMAALQSIPPLVSFSQLKGDMQIHTNWSDGTESIAGIARYLSHTFPHYQYIVITDHVSAKRPNHVLPPADVFRQAAEIDRINDQMGFGYIKKGVETDILENGEPELAPEVLQQFDWVIASIHTDFTRDNTDRLIKACENPYVHCIGHPSGRMIGMRPPYPADWNAVFDAAARTGTALEINSRPNRLDLNDELVRKAVRKGVKLVINSDARTLSHFDFVKLGVSMARRGACSKKDILNTGSWEDIEAFKAAKQQLLRS; the protein is encoded by the coding sequence ATGAAATCTCATCTTAAAAACAGTCCACCCATACCGGCCCCTTTGGCCCCGCTGGGACGTATCCGGGACATCACTCCCCGGGACGTGCAGGCTATACAGCAACAATTGGGCGTCAACAGTATAAAAGACGTGATAACCGCCATTATCAACGGGCGACTGGAAACAGTGGAAGGACTTAAACCGGCGCAGATAAAAAATATCAGGAGGGCGTTCAAACTAAATAAAACCGCCGACAGCCGTGTGCCCCTGTGGGACGCACGCCTGGCCGGAGAAGAACTGCTGCGGGCGCTCTGCCAGTTCCCGGAAGTGGAAAAGGCCACGCTCACCGGCAGCCTGCGAAGGAGCAAAGACACCATCGGTGATATCGATATATTACTGCAACTGAGCGAAGCCGATCACCGGAAACTGCTCTATAAAATTGCCCGGATGGCGCAAACAGAGCGCATCATCGCTACAGGTCCCCATCATATTTGCCTTATACTGCGCAACCAGCTTCAGGCCGATATCCGGCTCGCCACCCGCAAATACTTTGGCGCCAGCCTGCTTTATTATACCGGATCTACGCAATACGGTGACAGCCTGAAAAGCATGGCCGCCCAAAAAGGCTTCCGCCTGGGCCCACTGGGACTGGTAGACATGCAGACCGGGGAATATGTGGCCGGGGAACAGGAAACAGATATCTACCATCAGCTGGGTATTGGTTACCTGGAACCGGAACTGCGGGAAGACCACCAATCCATGGCGGCCCTTCAGTCAATTCCGCCGCTGGTGTCCTTCAGCCAGTTGAAAGGCGACATGCAGATACACACCAACTGGAGCGATGGCACAGAAAGTATCGCCGGCATCGCCAGATACCTGTCACATACCTTTCCGCATTACCAGTATATCGTTATTACCGACCATGTCTCCGCAAAACGGCCTAACCACGTGCTGCCCCCTGCGGACGTTTTCAGGCAGGCGGCGGAAATAGACCGTATCAATGACCAGATGGGGTTTGGGTACATCAAAAAAGGCGTGGAGACAGACATACTGGAAAACGGGGAACCTGAACTGGCCCCGGAAGTGCTGCAGCAGTTTGACTGGGTCATTGCGTCCATCCACACCGATTTTACCAGGGACAATACAGACCGGCTCATCAAAGCCTGTGAAAATCCGTATGTTCATTGCATAGGCCACCCCAGCGGCAGAATGATCGGTATGCGGCCTCCTTATCCGGCAGACTGGAACGCTGTGTTTGACGCCGCCGCCCGCACCGGTACCGCATTGGAAATCAACTCGCGGCCCAACCGGTTAGACCTGAATGATGAGCTGGTACGCAAGGCCGTACGCAAAGGCGTAAAACTGGTCATTAACAGTGACGCCCGTACGCTTTCCCATTTTGATTTTGTGAAACTGGGCGTATCCATGGCGCGACGCGGGGCCTGCAGCAAAAAGGATATTCTTAACACCGGCAGCTGGGAAGATATTGAAGCGTTTAAAGCCGCTAAACAACAGTTGTTACGGTCATAA
- a CDS encoding sigma-70 family RNA polymerase sigma factor, giving the protein MTAFDQYKPTLFAVAYKMTKNAMDAEDILQDVFLAYSRQDATTIANPENYLVKAVMHRCLSLLEARKKTVYPGIDLPSPLFQERFSYIHDRDISFALLILLQTLNPLERAVFILRETLSYDYGEIAAILTLEQDHCRQLFHRAKERIAAGRRRYAPADEQRTALFHAFLEACSSGDTARLMTYLKEDITIYSDGGGKATAAQVPLIGRATAAAFLLGIYAKQNEKLAYSMTTINGEPGLICYDAAGAVDTVILVSVDEEGVQTVYFVRNPDKLR; this is encoded by the coding sequence ATGACGGCATTCGACCAGTATAAGCCCACCCTGTTCGCTGTTGCTTATAAGATGACAAAAAACGCCATGGACGCAGAAGATATCCTGCAGGACGTATTCCTGGCGTATTCCCGGCAGGACGCGACAACTATTGCGAACCCGGAAAATTACCTCGTCAAGGCAGTGATGCATCGCTGCCTCTCCCTGCTGGAAGCCCGTAAGAAGACCGTTTACCCGGGCATCGATCTGCCTTCGCCTTTATTCCAGGAACGTTTTTCGTATATCCATGACCGGGATATTTCATTTGCGTTGCTGATTTTATTGCAGACACTGAACCCACTGGAGCGGGCCGTATTTATCCTGCGGGAAACACTGAGTTATGACTATGGCGAAATAGCAGCCATCCTCACGTTGGAGCAGGACCACTGCCGGCAGCTGTTTCACCGTGCCAAAGAAAGGATTGCAGCGGGCAGGCGGCGTTACGCGCCCGCGGACGAACAACGCACAGCCCTGTTCCACGCATTCCTGGAGGCATGCAGCAGCGGGGACACCGCCAGGCTCATGACATACCTGAAAGAAGATATTACCATCTATTCAGACGGTGGCGGAAAAGCTACAGCTGCGCAGGTGCCGCTGATAGGCCGTGCCACCGCTGCAGCTTTCCTCCTGGGGATATACGCCAAACAAAACGAAAAGCTCGCCTACAGCATGACCACCATCAACGGCGAGCCGGGCCTCATCTGCTACGATGCCGCCGGTGCCGTGGATACCGTCATACTCGTGTCTGTGGACGAAGAAGGCGTACAGACCGTTTATTTTGTGCGTAACCCCGATAAGCTCCGTTAA
- a CDS encoding winged helix-turn-helix transcriptional regulator produces MKKNTIDDSQLDTQSEKGIWEEENNCAMTKAMKVIGGKWKLLLLNAIRKGCPLRFGELRNKMKDITHATLTMQLRELERDGIIERKVYAETPPRVEYKLTAIGIKLVPTIQALCDWGDEYHALQGPKNC; encoded by the coding sequence ATGAAAAAAAATACTATTGATGATAGTCAGTTAGATACACAGTCGGAGAAAGGCATATGGGAAGAAGAAAATAACTGTGCCATGACAAAAGCCATGAAGGTGATCGGTGGAAAATGGAAGCTGCTGCTGCTTAACGCCATCCGCAAGGGATGCCCCCTGCGCTTCGGTGAGCTGCGCAACAAAATGAAAGACATCACCCATGCCACACTGACGATGCAGCTGCGTGAACTGGAGCGCGACGGTATTATCGAAAGGAAAGTATACGCTGAAACACCACCGCGCGTGGAATATAAACTCACCGCCATCGGTATAAAACTGGTGCCCACTATTCAGGCGCTGTGTGACTGGGGCGATGAATACCATGCTTTACAGGGGCCTAAAAATTGTTAG
- a CDS encoding MFS transporter — translation MNRLQLKWLSLLIVSTSVFLAVIDIFIVNVALPSIRQGVQGSESDMQLIIALYLLGYAAFLITGGRLGDHYGRKRVFIVSMLVFTFSSLLCGMAQTAWQLNAARFIQGTSAAFMIPQGISYIHILFPEHKERIKALGIYGSIAGAASVIGQFLGGLLPDVHWMVEGWRLLFLINLPLGLAAAALAGRYLQDTTQHREGRFDVSGVALLTVALFALVYPLIRGRELGWPLWSILSLAGAVAVLLLFGYDQQRKLAAQQNPLINIRLFSYKDFNIGLCAVLFYFMVQDSYFLINAIFMQTGLGYSSSETGILFVFQGVGYVVASLLSIPLVKRYGKRVLQGGVLIMIVSLLMHLVFFRTASMPKAVLLATLFFYGTGCGSVLPSLLTMALKSIPVHFAGAASGTFSTFQQTAVALGIGVTGGIFFSLLGDAPSPAVYMNAYQVATAVNIGFLVLVSIFLYILPEGQQAITEMAIH, via the coding sequence ATGAACAGACTACAATTGAAATGGCTCTCGCTCCTGATCGTATCTACCTCGGTATTTCTGGCTGTCATTGACATCTTTATTGTGAACGTTGCGTTGCCTTCTATCCGTCAGGGCGTGCAGGGCAGTGAATCCGATATGCAGCTGATCATTGCGCTGTACCTGCTGGGATATGCCGCGTTCCTGATCACGGGCGGAAGGCTGGGCGATCACTATGGCAGGAAAAGGGTTTTTATCGTGTCTATGCTGGTGTTTACGTTCAGCTCCCTGTTGTGCGGCATGGCACAGACGGCATGGCAGCTGAATGCGGCCCGGTTCATCCAGGGCACCAGCGCCGCCTTTATGATACCACAGGGCATCAGTTACATACATATTCTGTTTCCCGAACACAAAGAACGCATTAAAGCGCTGGGCATTTACGGTAGTATTGCCGGCGCCGCCTCCGTGATCGGCCAGTTCCTCGGTGGCTTGTTACCGGACGTGCATTGGATGGTGGAAGGCTGGCGGTTGTTGTTCCTGATCAATCTGCCACTGGGACTGGCAGCAGCGGCATTGGCGGGCCGTTATCTTCAAGATACGACGCAGCACCGGGAAGGCCGATTTGATGTCAGCGGCGTAGCATTGCTCACCGTAGCGCTGTTTGCCCTGGTATATCCGTTGATCCGTGGCCGTGAGTTAGGATGGCCGTTGTGGAGCATTTTGTCGCTCGCCGGGGCAGTGGCCGTACTGCTGCTTTTCGGCTATGACCAGCAGCGTAAGCTGGCAGCGCAGCAAAACCCGCTGATCAACATCCGGTTGTTTTCCTATAAAGATTTTAACATCGGGCTGTGTGCCGTATTATTTTATTTTATGGTACAGGACTCCTATTTCCTGATCAATGCCATCTTCATGCAAACCGGATTGGGATATAGTTCCTCTGAAACGGGCATCCTCTTTGTGTTTCAGGGCGTAGGCTACGTAGTGGCGTCACTGTTATCCATCCCTTTGGTGAAACGTTATGGTAAAAGAGTGTTACAGGGCGGTGTGCTGATCATGATCGTATCCCTGCTGATGCACCTGGTGTTTTTCCGCACTGCGTCCATGCCGAAAGCCGTGCTGTTGGCCACGCTTTTCTTTTATGGCACCGGTTGCGGCTCCGTATTGCCTTCCCTGCTGACCATGGCGCTGAAAAGCATCCCGGTGCATTTTGCCGGTGCGGCTTCCGGTACTTTCTCCACTTTCCAGCAAACAGCCGTGGCATTGGGTATTGGCGTTACCGGCGGTATCTTTTTCAGCCTGTTGGGCGATGCCCCTTCTCCTGCTGTTTATATGAACGCCTACCAGGTAGCCACCGCCGTCAATATCGGGTTTCTCGTCCTGGTAAGCATCTTCCTGTACATCCTGCCCGAAGGGCAGCAGGCTATAACGGAAATGGCCATACATTAA
- the mgtA gene encoding magnesium-translocating P-type ATPase, whose product MSNHKTGGLMELPLDDIKKAIGFLPEGLSEEEAERRRNRFGLNEVKEEKPLSPWRRLWRSLQNPLVILLTILGLISLLTADVRSAIVIFLMVILGVAIRYVQEMRADKAAEKLKALVSTHATVCRNGTDQEVPLKMLVPGDIVRLGAGDMIPADVRLLNAKDLFLNQAVLTGESLPVEKTAVPGTIAGDTAFSNNNCYLGTNVESGSATALVVHTGEDTDFGALAAHINSQQVVTSFDKGINSFTWLMIRFMIVMVPAVFIINGLSRHNWLEAFLFALSVAVGLTPEMLPMIVTVNLSKGAMAMSRKKVIVKKLNAIQNFGAMDILCTDKTGTLTEGRIVLEQYLNPEGDTDQKVLDYAYLNSYHHTGLKNLMDEAILDHEELAAALQIRESFHKIDEIPFDFVRKRMSVVLENKEGKNILICKGAVEGVMEQCTQMEVNGQVTAIATEQRQHCIERVSALNAQGFRVVALAYKWMPDAPDEPVYSTKDETGLVLSGYLAFLDPPKATASEALKKLATLKVDVRILTGDNETITTYICRKVGVNADRILTGPQIEKMTDEQLAADVLNYHVFARLAPLHKLRIIKAIQQNGHVTGFMGDGINDAPALKAADVGISVNTAVDIAKEASDIILLENSLLILEQGVAEGRRVFGNIIKYIRMAASSNFGNMFSVVGASAFLPFLPMLPIQVLINNLLYDFSQTAIPTDNVDAGWLVKPRKWTVGELRRFILVIGPISSIFDYVTFFLLLYGFNAWHNPALFHTGWFVESLFTQTLIIHVIRTNRIPFIQSRASWPLTLTSIAIVLVGAWLTVSPLAATFGFVPLPAAYWGWLALILVAYVALTQLVKNWFYRRYEKKPA is encoded by the coding sequence ATGAGCAACCATAAGACCGGAGGCCTGATGGAGCTTCCACTGGACGACATAAAAAAGGCGATCGGATTTCTGCCTGAAGGGTTATCTGAAGAAGAGGCGGAACGGCGGCGGAACAGGTTTGGATTGAATGAAGTAAAGGAAGAAAAACCACTATCGCCCTGGCGGCGGCTGTGGCGAAGCCTGCAAAACCCGCTGGTGATCCTGTTGACCATACTGGGACTTATTTCCCTGCTGACCGCCGATGTCCGTTCTGCTATTGTCATCTTTTTGATGGTGATATTAGGCGTGGCTATCCGTTATGTTCAGGAGATGCGGGCAGACAAAGCCGCTGAAAAACTCAAGGCGTTGGTGAGCACGCACGCAACGGTATGCCGTAACGGAACTGACCAGGAAGTGCCGCTGAAAATGCTGGTGCCGGGCGATATCGTCCGCCTCGGCGCCGGAGACATGATACCGGCAGATGTAAGGCTGCTGAATGCCAAAGATCTTTTCCTCAACCAGGCGGTGCTCACCGGTGAATCCCTGCCGGTGGAAAAAACGGCGGTCCCGGGAACTATAGCGGGCGATACGGCCTTCAGTAACAACAACTGTTACCTCGGCACAAACGTGGAAAGCGGTTCTGCTACAGCGCTGGTAGTGCATACCGGGGAAGATACCGATTTTGGCGCCCTGGCGGCACATATCAACAGCCAGCAGGTAGTGACCAGTTTCGATAAAGGCATCAACAGTTTCACCTGGCTCATGATCCGTTTCATGATCGTGATGGTGCCTGCCGTATTCATCATCAATGGCCTGAGCCGGCATAACTGGCTGGAAGCATTTTTGTTTGCGTTGTCAGTGGCGGTAGGGCTTACGCCTGAAATGCTGCCCATGATCGTGACGGTGAACCTCTCTAAAGGCGCCATGGCCATGTCCCGTAAAAAAGTGATCGTAAAAAAGCTCAACGCCATCCAGAACTTCGGCGCCATGGATATCCTTTGCACCGATAAAACCGGCACGCTGACGGAAGGCCGCATCGTGCTGGAACAATACCTCAATCCGGAAGGCGATACCGACCAGAAGGTGCTGGACTACGCTTACCTGAACAGTTATCATCATACCGGCCTCAAAAACCTCATGGACGAAGCGATCCTTGATCATGAAGAGTTGGCGGCTGCCTTACAGATCCGGGAGTCATTTCATAAAATAGATGAAATCCCGTTCGATTTTGTGCGTAAACGCATGTCGGTGGTACTGGAAAATAAGGAAGGGAAGAATATACTCATCTGTAAAGGCGCGGTGGAAGGAGTGATGGAACAGTGTACGCAGATGGAGGTCAACGGCCAGGTAACCGCCATTGCGACGGAGCAACGGCAACATTGCATTGAACGGGTGTCTGCGCTGAACGCACAAGGGTTCCGGGTGGTGGCGCTGGCGTACAAATGGATGCCAGATGCGCCCGATGAACCGGTATATAGTACAAAGGATGAAACAGGCCTCGTCCTGTCCGGTTATCTCGCCTTCCTCGACCCGCCCAAGGCCACAGCTTCTGAAGCGCTGAAAAAGCTGGCCACCCTGAAAGTGGATGTCAGGATACTGACAGGGGACAATGAGACAATTACGACTTACATCTGCCGGAAAGTAGGCGTGAATGCCGACCGTATTTTGACCGGCCCGCAGATAGAAAAGATGACGGACGAACAGTTGGCGGCTGATGTGTTGAACTATCATGTATTTGCGCGGCTGGCGCCCCTGCATAAGCTGCGTATCATCAAAGCCATCCAGCAGAACGGCCATGTGACCGGTTTCATGGGCGACGGTATTAATGATGCGCCGGCGCTGAAGGCCGCTGACGTGGGCATATCCGTGAATACCGCCGTGGACATTGCCAAGGAAGCTTCAGATATCATCCTGCTGGAAAACAGTTTACTGATACTGGAGCAGGGGGTGGCAGAGGGCCGCCGTGTTTTTGGCAATATCATCAAATACATCCGCATGGCGGCCAGTTCCAACTTCGGCAATATGTTCAGTGTAGTGGGCGCCAGCGCTTTCCTGCCATTCCTGCCGATGTTGCCCATACAGGTACTGATCAATAACCTGCTGTACGATTTTTCACAAACAGCCATTCCGACTGATAATGTAGATGCCGGCTGGCTGGTGAAGCCCCGTAAGTGGACGGTAGGGGAGCTGCGGCGCTTTATCCTGGTGATAGGGCCTATCAGCTCCATTTTCGATTATGTTACATTTTTCCTGCTGCTTTACGGTTTCAATGCCTGGCATAATCCCGCGCTTTTTCATACCGGCTGGTTTGTCGAATCCCTGTTTACACAGACACTGATCATTCATGTGATCCGTACCAACCGTATCCCTTTTATCCAGAGCAGGGCCAGCTGGCCGCTCACGCTTACCTCTATAGCCATTGTGCTGGTGGGCGCCTGGCTCACGGTGTCCCCGCTGGCGGCAACGTTTGGTTTTGTGCCGCTGCCGGCAGCCTACTGGGGCTGGCTGGCGCTGATATTGGTGGCTTACGTGGCACTGACGCAACTGGTGAAGAACTGGTTTTACCGTCGTTATGAAAAGAAACCCGCCTGA
- a CDS encoding universal stress protein: protein MKKMIAAVDALHFSPSQLATFRYFAREQDARLTIICLDNFSAEMAPMTSMYPECYAINYAQITAEGRAALEWQRTTNIRKLEDACAEGAIGLRIVETNGYPVQEIVKESRFADLLLLSADTSFGSLPDTVPTRFVTETLAGAECPVMVMPGELSVIREIVFSYNGTFSSTYAIRTFTTLFPECSNIPVKLLYVEEKGHHHIPHEEKIINYLSLHYDQVTTEVLTGDPATAFLAYLIRRNDCIVTYGAYGRSGVSRFFHRSDAENVLRTVNIPIFITHP from the coding sequence ATGAAAAAGATGATTGCTGCGGTAGATGCCCTGCATTTTTCACCGTCCCAGCTGGCCACCTTCCGCTATTTTGCCCGGGAACAGGACGCGCGGCTTACGATCATATGCCTGGATAATTTCTCCGCGGAAATGGCCCCTATGACCAGCATGTACCCTGAATGTTATGCGATCAATTACGCTCAGATCACCGCTGAAGGCAGGGCCGCCCTGGAATGGCAGCGTACCACCAATATCCGCAAGCTGGAAGACGCCTGCGCGGAAGGTGCTATCGGTCTCAGGATTGTGGAAACCAACGGGTACCCGGTACAGGAAATCGTAAAGGAAAGCCGGTTTGCAGACCTGTTGCTGCTTAGTGCGGACACCTCCTTTGGCAGTTTGCCCGACACGGTCCCCACCCGCTTTGTAACAGAAACACTGGCCGGTGCGGAATGCCCTGTGATGGTGATGCCCGGTGAATTGTCTGTCATCAGGGAGATTGTATTTTCTTACAACGGCACTTTTTCTTCTACCTATGCTATCCGGACGTTTACAACGCTGTTTCCGGAATGCAGCAACATCCCGGTTAAACTGCTGTATGTGGAAGAAAAGGGACATCATCACATCCCTCATGAAGAGAAAATCATTAACTATCTGTCCCTGCACTATGACCAGGTGACCACGGAAGTGCTGACCGGTGATCCGGCCACAGCTTTTCTGGCCTACCTGATCCGCCGGAACGACTGTATTGTTACCTATGGCGCCTATGGCCGCAGCGGCGTGTCCCGCTTTTTTCACCGCAGCGATGCTGAAAATGTGTTGCGCACAGTGAATATTCCCATTTTTATTACACATCCCTAG
- a CDS encoding universal stress protein, whose translation MEKILFVTDAVCMSKSCLDFACYLGNLTHSRLTGVFLENQAMELRSVEDIREKGVIAPVPGARIEQQKELYRDENIKRFQRHCENSGVNCSIHQHTGIPVKAVLKESRYADLLVVDASTSFSWRPESAPSAFVKEILEQSECPVIIAPENFDGIDEIIFTYNGSPAAMYAIKQFTYLLPQLFGHKATVLSVTPKGQPVKGDTEKLEEWLHMHYPDSSLLVLEDDNVQARLLEHLFMKEKVMIVMGAFGRNQLSNLFVPNPMKPVVKLVSQPVFVAHH comes from the coding sequence ATGGAAAAGATATTATTTGTAACAGATGCCGTTTGTATGAGCAAAAGTTGTCTTGACTTTGCCTGCTATCTGGGTAACCTTACCCATTCGCGGCTGACCGGCGTATTCCTGGAAAACCAGGCCATGGAGCTGCGCTCGGTGGAAGATATCCGTGAAAAAGGTGTGATTGCGCCTGTACCGGGCGCCCGCATCGAGCAGCAGAAAGAACTGTACCGCGATGAAAACATCAAACGTTTTCAGCGTCACTGTGAAAACAGCGGGGTAAACTGCTCCATTCATCAGCATACAGGTATTCCTGTTAAAGCGGTACTGAAGGAAAGCAGATACGCTGACCTCCTGGTGGTGGACGCGTCCACCTCTTTCTCCTGGCGTCCTGAATCGGCGCCTTCCGCATTTGTGAAAGAAATCCTGGAACAGTCTGAATGCCCGGTGATCATCGCGCCGGAAAATTTCGACGGAATAGATGAGATTATATTTACCTACAACGGCAGCCCTGCTGCTATGTATGCCATCAAACAATTCACCTACCTGCTGCCGCAATTGTTCGGGCATAAGGCCACCGTGCTCAGTGTTACGCCTAAAGGTCAACCTGTAAAGGGAGACACGGAAAAACTGGAAGAATGGTTGCATATGCACTACCCCGACAGCTCCCTGCTGGTATTGGAAGATGATAATGTGCAGGCAAGGTTGCTGGAGCATCTTTTTATGAAAGAAAAAGTGATGATCGTCATGGGTGCATTCGGAAGGAACCAGCTGTCCAACCTGTTCGTGCCCAATCCCATGAAGCCGGTCGTGAAGCTGGTCAGCCAGCCTGTTTTCGTCGCCCACCATTAA
- a CDS encoding sensor histidine kinase produces the protein MAMNLHVSDLDIDLQLSIFTAVMERTPGLVAVREIASGRLKYINDTGIRMLGTEDFPSLELLMEQNKLGTGKAVQGAAFSSEEPLLQEIQWKNMQGETYTGLYEEMVLKHKKEQYCFFRITDSQSDRRYKLQLSKELQRFGALFNYASIGIIVANQDGDITLINDFALSQFDYRREELTGQKVEKLIPRRLHDKHIGHRDRYNASPQSRPMGIGLDLFAVRRDGSEFPVEISLSHYSNEEGHFVIAYISNITERKKAEERIERLNNELESMVEERTQQLVKALADLEASKEDLTIALSKEKELGDLKSRFVSMASHEFRTPLSTILSSAFLVKHYAAESEQPVRNKHIQRIVNAVSFLTDTLNDFLSVGKIEEGKMQARYSMFQIKDYFQTIIQEMQGIIKEKQNILYEHTGEETCWLDTSLLRHIAMNLLGNAIKFSAADSTIELFTRMEDNLFTLMVKDYGIGMSQDDQQHLYERFYRGTNVSNIQGTGLGLHIVQKYSELMNGAISCASELGKGTVFTITFPADPINIP, from the coding sequence ATGGCCATGAACCTACATGTCAGCGATTTGGACATCGACTTGCAGCTCAGCATTTTTACCGCCGTTATGGAGCGCACCCCCGGCCTGGTGGCCGTCAGGGAAATAGCCTCCGGACGGTTGAAATACATCAATGATACTGGTATCCGGATGTTGGGCACCGAAGATTTCCCTTCGCTGGAATTGTTAATGGAACAAAACAAACTGGGCACCGGCAAAGCCGTACAAGGCGCCGCCTTTTCCTCCGAAGAACCGCTGTTGCAGGAAATACAGTGGAAAAACATGCAAGGCGAAACCTATACCGGCCTTTATGAAGAAATGGTGCTCAAACACAAAAAAGAACAGTACTGTTTCTTCAGAATCACTGACAGCCAGTCAGACCGCCGCTATAAACTGCAGCTCAGCAAGGAATTACAGCGGTTTGGCGCTTTGTTCAACTACGCCAGCATCGGCATTATTGTGGCCAACCAGGACGGCGATATCACACTGATCAATGACTTCGCCCTCTCCCAGTTCGATTACCGCCGGGAAGAGCTGACAGGGCAGAAAGTAGAAAAACTTATCCCGCGGCGCCTGCACGACAAACATATTGGCCACCGTGACAGATACAACGCCTCCCCGCAAAGCCGGCCGATGGGCATCGGGCTGGACCTTTTCGCCGTCCGCCGCGATGGCTCCGAGTTCCCGGTGGAAATAAGCCTGAGCCACTATTCCAACGAAGAAGGACATTTTGTGATCGCCTATATCAGCAACATCACGGAAAGAAAAAAAGCGGAGGAACGCATCGAAAGACTCAATAATGAGCTGGAAAGCATGGTAGAGGAACGCACCCAGCAACTGGTGAAAGCACTGGCCGACCTGGAAGCGTCCAAGGAAGACCTGACTATAGCGCTCAGCAAGGAAAAGGAACTGGGCGACCTCAAATCGCGCTTTGTGTCTATGGCCTCTCATGAATTCCGAACGCCGCTGAGCACCATCCTCTCGTCTGCTTTCCTGGTAAAACACTATGCTGCGGAAAGCGAACAGCCGGTACGCAACAAACACATTCAGCGCATCGTGAACGCTGTCAGTTTTCTGACAGATACGCTCAACGATTTCCTGTCTGTCGGTAAAATCGAAGAAGGCAAGATGCAGGCACGTTATTCCATGTTCCAGATCAAAGATTATTTCCAGACCATCATACAGGAAATGCAGGGCATCATCAAGGAAAAACAAAACATCCTTTATGAACATACCGGTGAAGAAACCTGCTGGCTGGACACTTCGCTGCTCCGGCATATTGCGATGAACCTGCTCGGCAACGCCATTAAATTCTCCGCTGCCGACAGTACCATAGAACTATTTACCCGCATGGAAGACAACCTGTTCACCCTGATGGTCAAGGATTATGGCATCGGTATGTCGCAGGACGACCAGCAACATCTCTATGAGCGTTTTTACCGGGGCACCAACGTAAGCAACATACAGGGCACCGGCCTTGGACTGCACATCGTACAGAAATACAGTGAGCTGATGAACGGCGCCATCTCCTGTGCCAGCGAGCTGGGCAAAGGCACCGTATTCACTATCACCTTCCCTGCTGATCCTATAAATATTCCTTAA